A part of Arachis hypogaea cultivar Tifrunner chromosome 12, arahy.Tifrunner.gnm2.J5K5, whole genome shotgun sequence genomic DNA contains:
- the LOC112730516 gene encoding uncharacterized protein — protein MGATPFHHSILEVQPPKHFDKPTDMRYDGTQDPQEHLTAFETRMNQEGVGDEVKCRAFPVTLAGPTIHWFNALPQGSVTIFADINRAFLAQFTTRIAKAKHPINLLRVTQRSGKPIRRYLDRFNDECLEIDGLTNSVASLCLTNGLLNEDFRKHLTTKPVWTMQEIQNVAREYINDEEVSQVVVAKKRQPTYNSARHPGNEERTKEHSKDGGPAKAFKPFPRVGKFTNYTPLTALIIEVYQQIADKGILSKPRKLKDRTGGNKNLYCDYHKGFVHKTQDCFDLKDALEQAIREGKLAKFSHLIREPRRRDRDHSGDDKNRVVRQRQEPEEDNECGFTIVNVIVGRDVPPGRSRQAEKTPKS, from the coding sequence ATGGGGGCAACCCCTTTCCATCACTCCATCCTCGAAGTACAGCCACCGAAGCACTTCGATAAGCCAACGGATATGAGGTATGATGGGACCCAAGACCCCCAAGAGCACCTGACGGCTTTCGAGACCAGAATGAACCAGGAAGGGGTGGGTGATGAAGTAAAGTGTCGCGCCTTTCCCGTGACCTTAGCAGGACCGACAATTCATTGGTTCAATGCTCTCCCCCAGGGCTCCGTAACAATCTTTGCAGACATCAATCGCGCCTTCCTGGCACAGTTCACCACACGTATTGCCAAAGCGAAGCACCCGATCAACTTGCTAAGGGTGACGCAGAGAAGTGGAAAACCGATCAGAAGGTACTTGGATAGGTTCAATGATGAATGCTTGGAGATTGACGGCCTGACGAACTCGGTGGCCAGTTTATGCTTGACGAACGGGTTGCTGAACGAGGATTTCAGGAAGCACCTCACCACCAAGCCCGTGTGGACGATGCAAGAAATTCAAAATGTGGCTAGAGAGTATATCAATGACGAAGAGGTTAGCCAAGTCGTGGTAGCCAAAAAGCGGCAGCCCACGTATAACTCTGCTCGTCATCCCGGTAACGAGGAAAGGACAAAGGAGCATTCCAAGGACGGAGGGCCAGCTAAAGCTTTCAAGCCGTTTCCCCGGGTAGGGAAGTTTACAAACTACACTCCCCTGACAGCCCTGATCATCGAAGTCTACCAGCAAATAGCCGACAAGGGCATCCTATCGAAGCCCCGAAAACTCAAGGATAGAACTGGAGGGAACAAAAACCTCTATTGCGACTACCACAAAGGCTTTGTCCACAAGACCCAAGATTGTTTTGATTTGAAAGACGCTTTGGAGCAGGCGATTCGGGAAGGTAAGCTGGCTAAATTTTCCCACCTCATAAGGGAGCCAAGGAGGCGCGATCGTGACCACTCCGGCGACGACAAGAACCGCGTTGTGAGGCAGAGACAGGAACCCGAGGAGGACAATGAGTGCGGCTTCACTATTGTAAATGTTATAGTCGGAAGAGATGTTCCCCCAGGTCGAAGTCGGCAAGCAGAAAAGACGCCAAAGTCTTAG
- the LOC112730518 gene encoding UDP-glycosyltransferase 72D1-like, with amino-acid sequence MTITNSSTNHYHAALLCPPGMGHIIPFLELAKHLVSHTIITKVTLFIASINNKSSKPQVETNILQSSMKQGFFDIIHLPPIDVPTNANMGTKLAIIMKESIPFICHEISTMTSPKPTILITELFGSLVLPIAEHFNMSKFVFWPSSAWNVALSLHTPTLDKVVEGEFTDQEEFIQIPGCNPISPCDLFSPFLDRNDQLYHEYLPMCEELRKVDGIFVNTFLELEAKTILALRSGKIYKVPIYPIGPLIREAKKQNCDDENRDYVIDWLDKQEEESVIYVSLGSGYTMSHEQIKEMALGLELSGKKFVWSLRPPSTKAGNDRYLTAGEDAGSNGVPKTRASVSAFPDEFHKIQNRGLVIMDWAPQLEILKHSSIGVFVSHCGWNSILESVSCGVPIVGWPLFADQLMNAETMAKEIGIGIRLNVAQSTKVVGSEEIGKTIWKIMDKEDIEGCAMRKRVKELKHIAEKIWSQDGPSFCEMTNAFVKMSHTNGV; translated from the coding sequence ATGACAATTACAAACTCTTCAACAAATCATTATCATGCTGCACTTCTATGTCCACCAGGTATGGGTCACATAATCCCTTTTCTTGAACTTGCCAAACACCTTGTGTCACATACCATAATTACCAAAGTAACTTTATTCATAGCTTCAATTAACAACAAATCTTCTAAGCCTCAAGTAGAAACAAATATTCTTCAATCATCAATGAAACAAGGTTTCTTTGACATCATTCATCTGCCTCCAATTGATGTTCCTACTAATGCAAACATGGGAACAAAGCTAGCAATCATAATGAAAGAATCAATCCCATTTATTTGTCACGAAATCTCAACCATGACATCACCAAAACCAACCATTCTCATCACTGAGCTATTTGGATCACTCGTGCTGCCTATTGCTGAACACTTCAACATGTCAAAGTTTGTATTTTGGCCTTCAAGTGCATGGAATGTCGCACTTTCACTTCACACACCAACATTAGATAAAGTTGTGGAAGGTGAGTTCACAGATCAAGAAGAGTTTATCCAAATCCCTGGTTGCAACCCCATAAGCCCTTGTGATTTGTTCTCACCATTTCTTGATAGGAATGATCAATTGTATCATGAATATCTTCCAATGTGTGAGGAGTTAAGAAAGGTTGATGGAATTTTTGTGAACACTTTTCTTGAGCTAGAGGCTAAGACAATCTTAgctctaagaagtggaaaaatatacAAGGTACCAATTTATCCAATTGGACCATTGATCAGGGAAGCTAAGAAGCAAAATTGTGACGATGAAAATAGAGATTATGTTATTGATTGGTTGGACAAGCAAGAAGAAGAGTCAGTGATATATGTATCACTCGGTAGTGGATACACAATGTCACATGAACAAATCAAAGAGATGGCTTTGGGATTGGAGCTAAGTGGGAAGAAATTTGTTTGGTCTTTAAGGCCACCATCTACAAAAGCCGGGAACGATCGTTATCTCACAGCAGGCGAGGATGCCGGATCGAATGGCGTCCCTAAAACTCGAGCATCAGTTAGTGCTTTCCCAGATGAATTCCACAAGATACAAAACAGGGGTTTGGTGATAATGGATTGGGCACCACAATTGGAGATTTTGAAGCATTCATCAATTGGAGTTTTTGTGTCACATTGTGGATGGAACTCAATACTAGAGAGTGTGTCATGTGGGGTTCCAATTGTTGGGTGGCCTCTGTTTGCAGATCAATTGATGAATGCAGAAACGATGGCTAAAGAAATTGGAATTGGAATTAGATTGAATGTGGCACAATCTACAAAAGTTGTTGGAAGTGAAGAGATAGGAAAAACTATATGGAAGATAATGGATAAGGAGGACATTGAAGGTTGTGCAATGAGGAAAAGGGTTAAGGAGCTTAAGCACATAGCAGAAAAAATTTGGTCTCAAGATGGTCCTTCATTTTGTGAAATGACAAATGCATTTGTAAAAATGAGTCACACAAATGGGGTGTGA